The sequence TGTAACGGATATTAATAAAGAAGCTGTTAATCGAGCTGTAAAGGAATTTAATGCTAGAGCTGTTGATCCAAATGATATTTACGGAGTCGAGTGTGATATTTATGCACCATGTGCTCTAGGAGCAACGATAAATGATCAAACCATTCCACAACTTAAAGCAAAAGTAATTGCAGGTGCAGCAAATAATCAATTAAAAGATAATCAACATGGAGACATTATTCATGAAATGGGCATTGTTTATGCACCTGATTATGTAATTAATGCAGGTGGCGTTATTAACGTGGCCGATGAACTTTATGGTTACAACAGAGAAAGAGCGTTAAAGAAAGTTGAATCGATTTATGATAATATTTCACAAGTTATTGACATTGCAATGCGTGACAATATCCCAACATATAAAGCAGCAGATCGCTTAGCTGAGGAAAGAATTGAGCGCATGAGAATTTCCCGCAGTCAATTTTTGCAAAAAGGACATCATATTCTAAGCCGTAGATAAGTGCATTTATGAAGACTACTTCCTAACGAAAGGAAGTAGTCTATTTTTATGATTTAAGAAACCACGCAATTCTTCACTGAAGTTGATTTGCAGAAACTGTTACTTAAGATTGTTGAAAAAATAAAAGTGCAGTTGTATATCATACGGTATTTTTGATATTTATGCGTAGCAAAGCCCCTGATATATAATCCGATTCCTGTGTCTTATGACCATTGAAAATTTTGTTCATAAGAATCATCTTCTTGACTATTACAGGCAGTTTTTCTTCTCATCCTTACATTATTGATATATCCTATCCAAAAGTTTCATCCATGCCAACGTTTTCACCCAATAAATTTCAATATATGGTACAATGTTTCATAAATATCGTATAACATTGACACTAAGTTTCATTTTAATTAAGATCAAACTATAGAAGGGGGAGCGATCCATTGAAAATCGCAACCGTTCGATTAAGGGAATATTATGAACAGGCAAGTACAACAGAAAAAGAGATTATTTCCTATATTCTGGCCAATCCGGAAGAGGCATCGAAGCAGACTATTTACCAGCTAGCCGAGAGGACCTATTCTTCACCAGCTTCGATCATCCGGCTTTGCAAGAAAAACAGTTTTAGTGGATTTAAAGAGTTTTCTAAATCGCTTTTATTCGAACAGGCGGTCAGGCAAAGCTATAAAAACGAGAAAATGACGGATGTTACCAAAGTGGATAGTGTGAAGGAAGTCGTCGATAAGGTAACCAATAAGAACATCCTGTCACTGGAAGAAACAGCAAGCCTGCTGGACTATGATGTTATTGATCAGTGTGTTCAAGCCATTTATCAGTGTGAGAAGCTTGTGTTATTCGGTATCGGTGCTTCGTTGATTGTTGCTAAAGATGCCCAGCTTAAATTTACCAGAATCAATAAAATGGTCTATGTTGCAGAAGACTGGCACACACAATTATTAATGGCAAAAAATATGACAGCGAGGGATCTTGGGATTGTCATTTCCTATTCCGGCGAGACAAAAGAGATGATTCAATGCGCCAATACCGTACAAGAAAATCAGGCTGGGCTTATTTCGATAACTAAGTATGGAAGCGCGACCATTTCGAAGATGGCCAATCATAAGCTTTTTGTTGCTGCCAATGAATACGCTTTTCGAAGTGGTGCGATGTCGTCCAGAATATCTCAGTTAAATCTGATCGATATTCTCTACACAGCGTACGTCAATATGCATTATGAAAAATCCATTGAAATATTAGAGAAAAATCAAATAAAAAAGGAGTCTCATACAGATGATTAACTTAGATAAAATGACAACAGAAAAACAAAATAATAAAACAATGAATTTGGATCAAATGTCCGTTCTGGAAGCTTTAAAGGTGATGAATGATGAAGATCAGCAGGTAGCAAAAGCGATTGAACCGCATCTTGGAGAAATTGAGGAGGCTGTTAGAGCGATTACGGAAGCCTTTGAGCAAGAGGGAAGATTAATTTATATCGGCGCAGGTACGAGTGGACGTCTCGGTGTACTAGACGCAGTGGAGTGTCCACCGACGTTTGGTACTGATCCAAGTCAAGTAGTTGGTTTAATTGCCGGGGGCGAGCAGGCCTTTATCAAAGCGGTTGAGGGTGCAGAAGATAGCAAATCAATGGGAGAACAAGACTTAAAAGAAATTCAATTGCAATCTAAGGATGTTGTAGTAGGTCTTGCAGCAAGTGGTCGAACCCCTTATGTGATTGGCGCGCTCAACTATGCGAATACAGTTGGCGCACAGACTGTTGCAATCGCTTGTAACCAAAACTCGGAAATTGGCGAGGTTGCTAATATTGCGATAGAAGTAACCACAGGTCCTGAAGTCTTATCAGGTTCTACAAGATTAAAAGCAGCTACCGCACAGAAACTAATTTTAAATATGCTTTCTACTATTTCCATGGTTGGAGTCGGCAAAGTTTATCAAAATCTAATGGTTGACTTACAAACTACTAATCAAAAACTGGAAATGAGAGCATTGCGTATAATTATGGCAGCCACAGAAGTAAATATTGAAATAGCAGAGCAAAAATTAAAGGAGGGAGAAGGGAATGTGAAACTAGCCATCACCATGATTCTATTGGATTGTGATGTTGCCACAGCTAAAGAACAGTTGAAGAAGTCAAAAGGGCATATTAGAAAAACACTTCAATAAAGAGATGGGAGAGGGGCTATTATGGCGAATGAAAAAGAGAGATTCGTTGATGAAATTGTTGAATTGATCGGTGGCACGAAGAATATTCAATCCGCAACCAACTGTATGACACGTATGCGCATTCGGATCCAGGATGAGGCTAGTGTTGATCAAGCAAGTTTAAGAGAGCTTGACGGAGTTTTAGGTGTGGTCCAGTCTGATACATTGCAAATTATAGTTGGACCAGGAAAGGCAAAAAAATTAACCGATTTATTATTGGAAAGGTATGATATAAAGGAAGACAGTCAGACGCCACCGGAAGGAAATCAAACAGTTACAGAAGATTGGCAGGAAAATAAAGCTTCTATTAAAGAGAAGCAGAAGAAAGGAAAAATAAAATCCGCTTTGGAAACGATTGGCGGTATTTTTATTCCAATGATTCCGGCAATTATTGCGGCAGGTATCTTCAATGGATTCAGCAGCTTAATTGGAACATTACAAGGAGAAGGTACACTGACAGGGGACTTTTGGGAAGCGACAAGATTGCTATTTTCCCTTATTGGAACAGGGTTTCTGGGGTACTTCGCTATTTTTACAGGTGTAAATGCTGCGAAACGGTTCGGAGCCACCGAAGCACTTGGCGGGATGATTGGTGCTATCTCAATTGCTTCACCAATTGTAGATCTTTCACAATTGTTCGGACTTTATGATGCAGATGAACCGTTGAATTCGATCTTAACCACAGGAAAAGGCGGGATTATCGGTGTCATTCTGGGAGTTTTTATATTAGCTAAATTAGAAAAAATGATTCGTAAACGTGTGCCTGATGTACTAGATTTAATCTTAACACCAGTACTGACACTGCTTATCACAGTAGCTATCTTTGTCTTTATTATTATGCCTGTATCTGGAATATTCTCTGATTGGCTGGTTAGTGGACTGAGTGTCATCATTGGTTCTGACAATGCAATCGTTAGTATTATTTCCGGTTATATTCTATCTGCAGTATTTTTACCAATGGTCTTACTAGGCTTGCATCACGGTTTAATTCCTATTTACGCGATTCAATTAGACGTACTCGGCGGTGTTTCACTATTCCCAGTACTGGCGATGGCAGGTGCAGGGCAGGTCGGTGCATCTATCGCTATTTATTTAATTTGCAAAAAAGTAGGGAATCAACGGATGAAGCGAATTATAGCGGGTGCCTTACCAGCTGGAATTCTTGGTATTGGGGAGCCTTTGATTTACGGTGTTACTTTACCACTGGGGAAACCATTTATTACTGCAGGCTTGGGAGCTGGCTTTGGTGGAGCTTACGTGATGATGATGCATGTCATGGCGAATGCCTGGGGTCCATCTGGTTTGGTAGCGGTTCCTCTTATGCAGGCAGATAAAATGATTCATTATGTGATCGGTATTTTAATTGCTTATATTGGTGGTTTTGTAATAACCCGACTATTTATCAAAAAAGAAGATGTTGCAAATGCTTAAACCACTAGGGCTTTCTGTATATGTCTCTACTTTTACATCGCAATTACCGATTTTAGAAAAGCTCAAGGGTACTAACAGTTTCATTTTTACATCCTTTCATATTACCGAAGAGTTGGATGGTGATTATGTAACTAACGCAAAAAATATGTGTAGCTGGTTGCAACAACATGGTTTTCCTATTATAGCGGATGTATCACCGAAGACGCTTGAAATCTTTGCTCAATCCGATCTTTTACAATTCGCACAAGATATGAAAGTTTCGGTGCTCCGTCTGGATTATGGTTTTGACGAAGAAGAAATAAAGAGGGTTGCAAAGCAAATGCCAATTGCCTTTAATGCATCCACTTTTGATCCAGATGCTCCAATGATTGTTGAAGGTCATCAGATATACGCCATGCATAACTTTTATCCAAGACCGGAAACAGGGCTGGATTGGCCCCTTTTCGAAACAATCAATCTAGCAATCAAGCAAAACAGGTCTACTCAAGTAGTTGCATTTATTCCAGGGGATGATATACTACGTGGGCCCATTTATGAAGGTCTCCCAACCATGGAGAGACATCGGGGACTACCACCGTATGTTGCTTATTTGGACCTGATCAGGAACAGTTGTGTTGATCAGGTGTTTATCGGTGATGTCAGCATTTCAACTGAACAGCTGCAACTGATTGAAGACTATCGATCAAACGGAGTTATCGTTCTTCCTGTACAGTTTACAGCTGATTTTGAATATTTGTACGATCACGTGTATACCATCCGTGTGGACTCACCCAGAGGTTTAATGCGACTGCAGGAATCTAGGAGCTATGCCTCTCAAGGAGAACCGATAAAAGCACAACAGTGTAAGGAAAGAACCAGAGGGAGCATCACAATAGATAATGAAGCGTATAAGCGATATTCAGGAGAAATACAAATCATGCGTGAGCATTATCCAAAAGATAAAAGAGTGAATGTAATTGGAGAGCTCTCAGAAGAGTATGTTCCGCTTGTTGATTGTGTGAAAAATGGCGATAAAATACGATTTGTCCACATTTAGAATAAAAGAACCGCTTGTCAGTTCAGTGAACTTTTGAGTGGTTCTTTTTATGTGTAAATGAAGTATGCAAGTACAGTTTTAAAGGCGAGTTTTCGAAGTAATCAACGGATGATTCTTATAATTCCTGTTTGTTAGCTTTGGCTAATTTTAAAATATTTTTAGTATTATGATACCGCCCTGAATGTACGACAACATTAACAGATTGTCATACAGTTGAACTTTATATAATCCTTATCACAAGCAGCTTTATATAGCCTAAATTAATGATATTAGGACAAGCCATATCTTTCATCTGTTGGATATATGTAAATGTAATCCAAGATGTTTTGACGCAGGGCACTCAATAAAATATGATTAAAGAAAATAGTCAGTCAAGTAACTAAACCAATGTTAGGGTGTTCATAATGAAAATTTTATTAGTTGAAGATGATAAAACTATTGCATCGGGTTTGGAATACTCTCTGCAAAAGGATGGATATGAGTCAGTACTTTGTTATGATGCGAAATCAGCAAAAGTCATTTTAACGGAAAAATTAGCTGAAATTGATTTATGCTTATTTGATTTATCTCTACCGGATGGAAGTGGTTATCAATTGTGTGAGTTTGTCAAAAATCGGAGCGATAAGCCGGTTATATTTCTGACGGCGCTAGATGATGAAGTGAATGTTGTGATGGGGCTCGATATGGGAGCTGATGATTATATTACGAAACCGTTTCGAGTTCGTGAGCTCATCTCACGGATTAAGTCTGTTCTCAGAAGATACAATAAGCAAATACAGTCACAACCTAAAACAGTTATTGAAATAGCAAACATCCGAATTAATACGTTAGAAGGAAAGATCTACAAAAATGGTGAAGAGGTTCAGGCTACAGCATTAGAATATCGTCTGTTTTTGATTTTTGCCAATCATATTGGACAAGTTTTAACAAGAAATCAGCTGTTAGAGCAAATCTGGGATGTGGCTGGTGATTTCGTTAATGACAATACACTAACGGTTTATATAAAGCGTTTACGAGAAAAGCTGGAAGATAATCCGCAAAAACCAACGATAATTAGAACTGTGCGTGGCATGGGATATAAGGTTGGTGAGTAAGAATGCTTCGCAATCGGGAAATCCAACAATTTGTCTTGACTCAAACCATTATCTGTTTTAGTGCAACAGTTTTAATGGCTATTTTTGTGTCGCTCCAGGCCGCGATATTTTTATTGATTGTCATGGCATTAGTAGTTATCGTTGCAATGTATTTTACCAAAGAGCGGTATCGCGAAATTGAAAAGCTTTCAGGTTATTTGCGAAAAATATCAAGTGGAGATTATACACTTGATATCCGTGATAATCATGAGGGCGAGTTGAGTATTTTAAAAAATGATATTTATAAAGTTACCTTAATGCTGTCGGAGCACAGCACTTATTTACAACAAGAGAAAATCAGGTTAACAGATGCTATTTCAGATATATCACATCAGTTAAAAACGCCACTAACTTCCATGATGGTAATGGCTGATTTACTAAGCGATCCAAACCTCAATGAAGCAAAGCGGGAAGAATTCACCAGAAATATACGTGTCCAATTGGAAAGAATAGAGTGGCTTGTTTCTTCTTTATTAAAACTTTCAAAAATAGATGCAGGAACCGTTTTGTTTAAAAATGATAAGATTTATGCTCAGGAATTGGTGCAAAAGGCATCAGAGTCTGTATTAATCCCAATGGATATCAAACAACAGACTTTGAAAATAAGTGGAGATGAAGCTGTTAAATTTGATGGTGATTTTAATTGGACTGCAGAAGCATTGATTAACATATTGAAAAATTGTGTAGAAAATACAGGTGAAGGTGGCAACATTTCAATTTCTATTTCAGAAAACGCCTTATTTACTGAAATAATAATCAATGATACAGGTAAAGGAATTCCGAAAGCTGATCTCCCTTATATTTTTAAACGGTTTTACAAAGGGGAAAATGCTGGAGAGGATAGCATCGGGATCGGCCTTGCTCTATCCTATAGCATTATTACAAATCAGCAAGGTGATATTGAGGTAAAAAGTGAAGTTGGTAAGGGAACTACCTTCCAAATCAAGTTTTATAAACAGGTCATTTAACTTCTTCTTTCGTATGAAAAGTGACAGGTGACTAAATTGTCACTTTAGAGTCACTTCATAGTCATTTTAGATAGATATACTAAATGTAACATCAAACAAATGGAGGTATTCGAATGAATATTTTACAAATAGACAATTTATCTAAAGTGTATGGGAAAGGAGAAACTGCAGTGAAGGCATTGGATGATGTCTCTTTCTCAGTGGAAAAAGGAGAATTCATTGTGATCATTGGGCCATCGGGTTCGGGAAAATCAACCTTACTTCACTTGCTGGGTGGAGTTGATCGTCCAACAAGCGGCAATGTTCTTGTTGATAATACCGATATATACAGGTTGAATGAGACACAGTTAGCCATTTTTCGAAGAAGACAAATTGGCTTAATCTATCAGTTTTATAATCTGATTCCTATTTTGTCAGTTGAAGAAAATATCACATTGCCTTTACTTTTGGATCAACAGAAGGTCGATCAAAAACAATTTAACGATATTGTCTCGATACTGGGTTTGGATAATCGCTTGTCCCATTTGCCAAATCAGCTATCGGGCGGTCAGCAGCAGCGGGTATCGATTGGTCGTGCTTTGATAGGCAATCCTGCGATTATGCTAGCAGATGAGCCTACTGGTAATTTAGATAGTAAGAATAGTGAGGAGATCATGGAATTGCTGAAAATGTTTAACAAAACATTTAATCAGACTTTAATTGTGATTACTCATGATGAGCGTATTGCGTTACAAGCAGATCGGGTGATTTCAATAGCAGATGGAAGAATTGCCAAGGATGAGGTGATTCGCCCATGAACATCATGAATAAATTGACAGTTAGACACTTAAAAAAGAACAAAAGAAGAACATTGATTACAATTATTGGTGTCATTATATCTGTCGCAATGATTATGGCTGTTGCGACATTGGGCGTATCTTTTCTAGATTTAATGAAGAGGCAGACAATTGCCACATCAGGGGAATGGCATGTCGAGTATTCCGAAGTGAACAAGGAGCAGGTGGAATCGATCGCGAACGATGAATCGACGAGTAAACTTGTGATTAAAAATGATCGTGGATATGCAAAATTAAAAGGATCAGAGAATAATAACAAACCATACTTGTTTATTCGAGAGTACAATGCGCAAGGTTTTAAACAGTTTCCGATTGAATTAAGCGACGGACGCCTTCCTCAAGCAGCAAATGAAGTCGTCATTTCAGAAGAGATTATTAATGATGCTGGAGTTGCATACAACATTGGTGAGAAACTAACACTTGATATTGGCAGGAGGATTGTCGAAGGATGGATAGATCCTTTAGATCAGGATAATCCACTTGAAAAAAATAAGAGTGGAGTAGTTGAAGAATTACAGGTTGATGAAGCTGAAACATTTACGATTGTTGGAATGATTGAGCGTCCGATATGGGAACCCGCATGGTCACCAGGCTATACAGTGATAAACTATGTGGATCGAAAATTATTAACACAACAAGATAGCGTAGATGCAATGGTCGTAATGGATAAGGTGAATGGTTCTTTGTACGAGAAGACAGAAAGGCTGGCAGACCAAAATAATATAGAAACAGTCAAATTTCATGATGATTTACTACGTTACTATGGTGTAACAGATAATGACAACCTGCGAAGAACATTATATTCACTAGCAGCAATCATTATGGCAGTTATCATTATTGGCTCCGTTTCTTTGATTTATAATGCGTTTGCCATTAGTGTTTCGGAAAGAGCAAAACATTTAGGAATGCTTTCTAGTGTGGGTGCCACAAAAAAGCAAAAGCGTAATTCTGTGTTTTTTGAAGGGGCAATTATTGGAGGAATCAGTATCCCAATTGGCATTGTTGCTGGACTAGCAGGTATCGCCGTTACCTTTTTGTTTATCAATTCCTTTATTGAAGAGGCATTAAATGTTACGGAAAAGCTAGAGGTAGTTGTTACTCCATGGTCGGTAGTGATTGCCTGTGTTGTTTCGATTATGACAATATTTATGTCCTCCTACTTACCAGCAAGAAAAGCGTCCAAGATTTCAGCGATTGATGCAATTCGACAAAGCCAGGACATCAAATTGACAAGGAAAGCAGTGAAAACCTCAAAACTTGTACGAAAAATCTTTGGCATGGAAGCTGAAATAGGCTTGAAAAATTTAAAGCGGAATAAAAGAAGGTACCAGGCGACGGTATTTTCACTCGTGATAAGTATTGTACTATATTTATCTGTCTCATTCTTTACTGCTAATATAAGTAAGTCAGTTGAGCTATCGTTGGATGATATTAATTATGATATTCAAGTAAGTGGTGGGACATTGGAGGAATTAGAATCGTTTACTCATCTTGACGGTGTAACCGGAGCTAACTTGCAAACCCAATTGCAGCTAACGGCACCGATAAAAGAAGAAGCATGGCCAGAAGCACTACGTGATGAAGTGGAAGAACAGCAGCTTCCATTAGATAATGGCAAATATGATTATAATGTGAGTTTGTATGGTTTAGATTCGTCAAGTTTTCAAGAGTATGCTGAAAAAATAGGGGCAGATTCAGAAAACTTTCTTGATATGACAAAACCGACAGCGATTGTTATTGACAAAATAAAATACCAAGATTTTCAAGAAGGTAGAATCATTGAAGCTAATTCAATTAACACAACGATTGGTGAAAAAATTAACTTAGTATACACAAACTACGAGTCGAATGAAGAAACATCCCTCCCTCAAATGGAAATCGGAGCACTAACGGATCAGGTTCCAATGGGAATAACCACCTCACGAATAGGTGGATTGGATGTTATAATCTCGCAAAAAACGATGGATCAACTGATGACTGATCAGCTGGAATATCCAGTGGATGCGCATTTATACATTAATAGTTCTGACCCGGTAGCTACGCAAAAAGCAATTGAAAATGAATCTTCAGATATGTATGTGTATAATGTCTACCAGCAGAAACAGAACCAGCAGCAGCTTATTCTGTTAATGTCCGTCTTTACCTATGGCTTCATCGCCTTAATTTCCATGATATCTATAGCAAATATTTTCAATACGATTTCAACTAGTATTTCACTCCGCAAAAGAGAGTTTGCCATGCTGAAATCCGTTGGGATGACACCAAAAGGCTTCAATAAGATGATTAATTATGAAAGTATATTCTATGGTGTGAAAGCTGTGTTATATGGGCTGCCTATTAGTGGAGCAGTTATGGCGCTGATGTATTGGTCTTTACGCAGTACTTTTACGTATGGATTTATGATTCCATGGCTCAATATTATTTACGTCATTGCAGCGATTTTCCTCATTGTTAGCTTTGCGATGCTTTACTCGATACAGAAGATCAAGAAAGAGAATATTATAGAAGGCCTAATCCAGGAAAATATTTAAGATTTATAGAGAAAGCAGGCGCCATCCAACATAGAGGATAGTGCCTGCTTTTTTTACAGAAAGTATATAAGTGCAGTCACAGCAGTAATCATATGGAACATGAAGCTGAGTTTCTTTAATATGGATTATGTCAACTAGCCATCGCTGCCAAGCATCCATATTGAGATATTGAATGTGCTGGGATACCGCTTCGGCCAACCACTCCGCGTCCTGCGGGGCACGGCTGAAGCTAACTTTGTGAAGAAGATCGCTTCACAAAGTGGATCTTCAGCGCCTGCATAATCCCGCGGGAGTCTCCGTGGTTGGCCTACGCTAAAATTGGGACTCTACAATTTTTGTAAGAGCTAGCATATTGATCGTATGCATATATAATAGCTATTGAAAAATGCCTAGAACTACTGCTTTTTGCTGTTACATAAGTTGTAGCACTTCCCTCAAGCGTAGGAAATAGGCGGAGACTCCCGTGGAATCAGCGCGAGCTGAAGATCCATTTATGAAAGAAAAGAATTTTCTTTCATAAATTAGCTGAAGCCGTGCCCACAGGACGCGGAGCCTATTTCCGGAGCTTTGCTAAGCAGATAATCTATATCAAAATGACCATTTGGCAATACAGCCTTTGTTAACATAATCCATATTATAGGAAGTTGTTTATTAAATAAGTCAATTAGGACCGGGTGGTTTATGCCCGTTTTTTCTTATAAGTCAAGAAAGTATAAATTTTTGGCTATATGATGTTCGCTGACAGAAACGGCCAAGTCCGGCTCCAGCGCCCAGAGACTAGGCGACTTCGCGAAATCACCCTACGATAAGTCATCATCAATTCGCAAGCTCACCGTGATTCCTTTATCTCAGTTGATTCGCTCCACTCGCTACGTCTCTAAACGGGCGCTTGCGCCTTTGTTCTACATGATGAAGATTAAATACAACAGCTTTTATTAGATAATGGCAAATATGATTCTAATGTGCGTTTAGATACATCTTTCTAGATACGCGGTTCTGACATGTCTTATTCATGAATATACTCATTACAAATGTTAGAGTATCCAGCATTCAAATATCGCCGCGTCTTAAGCGTTTGCTAATTTACTCTATCATTAATTCCATTAGGAAAGGATGGGGAAGGTTAATGAGTCAAACACTCACCGAGAAACAGAAATGGTATTGGAAGAAAAATATCAAACTGATTATTATCTTACTTATTGTTTGGTTCCTGGTTGGATTAGGTGCAGGAGTATTATTCGCTGAACCGCTTTCTAAAATTCAATTTTTAAATGTATCGCTGTCGTTTTGGATTGCTCATCAAGGTGCAATTCTAGCATTTATCATTCTGATTTTAACATATGCAATTCGAATGGATAAGCTTGATAAACAGTATAAAGAAATGCTGAAAGAAGAAAAAAGCTAAATTAAGGGAGGGGATTATATGAGCGTTGAAGTCATTACTATTATTCTAGTACTGATCACCTTTGCCATTTATACGGGAATTGGCTGGTGGTCAAGGGTTAAGGATACTTCTAACTTCTATGTTGCAGGACAAGGTGTGCCGACAGTAGCAAACGGTGCTGCGATTGCAGCAGACTGGATGTCAGCGGCCTCTTTTATTTCAATGGCAGGGTTGGTCGCATTCCTAGGGTATGACGGTACGATTTA is a genomic window of Gracilibacillus salinarum containing:
- a CDS encoding MurR/RpiR family transcriptional regulator, with translation MKIATVRLREYYEQASTTEKEIISYILANPEEASKQTIYQLAERTYSSPASIIRLCKKNSFSGFKEFSKSLLFEQAVRQSYKNEKMTDVTKVDSVKEVVDKVTNKNILSLEETASLLDYDVIDQCVQAIYQCEKLVLFGIGASLIVAKDAQLKFTRINKMVYVAEDWHTQLLMAKNMTARDLGIVISYSGETKEMIQCANTVQENQAGLISITKYGSATISKMANHKLFVAANEYAFRSGAMSSRISQLNLIDILYTAYVNMHYEKSIEILEKNQIKKESHTDD
- the murQ gene encoding N-acetylmuramic acid 6-phosphate etherase; amino-acid sequence: MINLDKMTTEKQNNKTMNLDQMSVLEALKVMNDEDQQVAKAIEPHLGEIEEAVRAITEAFEQEGRLIYIGAGTSGRLGVLDAVECPPTFGTDPSQVVGLIAGGEQAFIKAVEGAEDSKSMGEQDLKEIQLQSKDVVVGLAASGRTPYVIGALNYANTVGAQTVAIACNQNSEIGEVANIAIEVTTGPEVLSGSTRLKAATAQKLILNMLSTISMVGVGKVYQNLMVDLQTTNQKLEMRALRIIMAATEVNIEIAEQKLKEGEGNVKLAITMILLDCDVATAKEQLKKSKGHIRKTLQ
- a CDS encoding PTS transporter subunit EIIC — its product is MANEKERFVDEIVELIGGTKNIQSATNCMTRMRIRIQDEASVDQASLRELDGVLGVVQSDTLQIIVGPGKAKKLTDLLLERYDIKEDSQTPPEGNQTVTEDWQENKASIKEKQKKGKIKSALETIGGIFIPMIPAIIAAGIFNGFSSLIGTLQGEGTLTGDFWEATRLLFSLIGTGFLGYFAIFTGVNAAKRFGATEALGGMIGAISIASPIVDLSQLFGLYDADEPLNSILTTGKGGIIGVILGVFILAKLEKMIRKRVPDVLDLILTPVLTLLITVAIFVFIIMPVSGIFSDWLVSGLSVIIGSDNAIVSIISGYILSAVFLPMVLLGLHHGLIPIYAIQLDVLGGVSLFPVLAMAGAGQVGASIAIYLICKKVGNQRMKRIIAGALPAGILGIGEPLIYGVTLPLGKPFITAGLGAGFGGAYVMMMHVMANAWGPSGLVAVPLMQADKMIHYVIGILIAYIGGFVITRLFIKKEDVANA
- a CDS encoding MupG family TIM beta-alpha barrel fold protein; this translates as MLKPLGLSVYVSTFTSQLPILEKLKGTNSFIFTSFHITEELDGDYVTNAKNMCSWLQQHGFPIIADVSPKTLEIFAQSDLLQFAQDMKVSVLRLDYGFDEEEIKRVAKQMPIAFNASTFDPDAPMIVEGHQIYAMHNFYPRPETGLDWPLFETINLAIKQNRSTQVVAFIPGDDILRGPIYEGLPTMERHRGLPPYVAYLDLIRNSCVDQVFIGDVSISTEQLQLIEDYRSNGVIVLPVQFTADFEYLYDHVYTIRVDSPRGLMRLQESRSYASQGEPIKAQQCKERTRGSITIDNEAYKRYSGEIQIMREHYPKDKRVNVIGELSEEYVPLVDCVKNGDKIRFVHI
- a CDS encoding response regulator transcription factor, producing the protein MKILLVEDDKTIASGLEYSLQKDGYESVLCYDAKSAKVILTEKLAEIDLCLFDLSLPDGSGYQLCEFVKNRSDKPVIFLTALDDEVNVVMGLDMGADDYITKPFRVRELISRIKSVLRRYNKQIQSQPKTVIEIANIRINTLEGKIYKNGEEVQATALEYRLFLIFANHIGQVLTRNQLLEQIWDVAGDFVNDNTLTVYIKRLREKLEDNPQKPTIIRTVRGMGYKVGE
- a CDS encoding sensor histidine kinase, with translation MLRNREIQQFVLTQTIICFSATVLMAIFVSLQAAIFLLIVMALVVIVAMYFTKERYREIEKLSGYLRKISSGDYTLDIRDNHEGELSILKNDIYKVTLMLSEHSTYLQQEKIRLTDAISDISHQLKTPLTSMMVMADLLSDPNLNEAKREEFTRNIRVQLERIEWLVSSLLKLSKIDAGTVLFKNDKIYAQELVQKASESVLIPMDIKQQTLKISGDEAVKFDGDFNWTAEALINILKNCVENTGEGGNISISISENALFTEIIINDTGKGIPKADLPYIFKRFYKGENAGEDSIGIGLALSYSIITNQQGDIEVKSEVGKGTTFQIKFYKQVI
- a CDS encoding ABC transporter ATP-binding protein, which gives rise to MNILQIDNLSKVYGKGETAVKALDDVSFSVEKGEFIVIIGPSGSGKSTLLHLLGGVDRPTSGNVLVDNTDIYRLNETQLAIFRRRQIGLIYQFYNLIPILSVEENITLPLLLDQQKVDQKQFNDIVSILGLDNRLSHLPNQLSGGQQQRVSIGRALIGNPAIMLADEPTGNLDSKNSEEIMELLKMFNKTFNQTLIVITHDERIALQADRVISIADGRIAKDEVIRP
- a CDS encoding ABC transporter permease; this translates as MNIMNKLTVRHLKKNKRRTLITIIGVIISVAMIMAVATLGVSFLDLMKRQTIATSGEWHVEYSEVNKEQVESIANDESTSKLVIKNDRGYAKLKGSENNNKPYLFIREYNAQGFKQFPIELSDGRLPQAANEVVISEEIINDAGVAYNIGEKLTLDIGRRIVEGWIDPLDQDNPLEKNKSGVVEELQVDEAETFTIVGMIERPIWEPAWSPGYTVINYVDRKLLTQQDSVDAMVVMDKVNGSLYEKTERLADQNNIETVKFHDDLLRYYGVTDNDNLRRTLYSLAAIIMAVIIIGSVSLIYNAFAISVSERAKHLGMLSSVGATKKQKRNSVFFEGAIIGGISIPIGIVAGLAGIAVTFLFINSFIEEALNVTEKLEVVVTPWSVVIACVVSIMTIFMSSYLPARKASKISAIDAIRQSQDIKLTRKAVKTSKLVRKIFGMEAEIGLKNLKRNKRRYQATVFSLVISIVLYLSVSFFTANISKSVELSLDDINYDIQVSGGTLEELESFTHLDGVTGANLQTQLQLTAPIKEEAWPEALRDEVEEQQLPLDNGKYDYNVSLYGLDSSSFQEYAEKIGADSENFLDMTKPTAIVIDKIKYQDFQEGRIIEANSINTTIGEKINLVYTNYESNEETSLPQMEIGALTDQVPMGITTSRIGGLDVIISQKTMDQLMTDQLEYPVDAHLYINSSDPVATQKAIENESSDMYVYNVYQQKQNQQQLILLMSVFTYGFIALISMISIANIFNTISTSISLRKREFAMLKSVGMTPKGFNKMINYESIFYGVKAVLYGLPISGAVMALMYWSLRSTFTYGFMIPWLNIIYVIAAIFLIVSFAMLYSIQKIKKENIIEGLIQENI
- a CDS encoding DUF4212 domain-containing protein; amino-acid sequence: MSQTLTEKQKWYWKKNIKLIIILLIVWFLVGLGAGVLFAEPLSKIQFLNVSLSFWIAHQGAILAFIILILTYAIRMDKLDKQYKEMLKEEKS